Proteins encoded together in one Camelina sativa cultivar DH55 chromosome 9, Cs, whole genome shotgun sequence window:
- the LOC104712804 gene encoding protein NRT1/ PTR FAMILY 5.12-like, with amino-acid sequence MAEKFAYFGVASNLMTYFTGPLQESTAVAASNVNLWLGTAAFLPLVWGSIADSFLGRFRTILVTSSFYIMGLGLLTYSATIPDLCGDQEAHVSCVSQVKVGVFFCALYLIALGEGGFKVCLRTFGADQFDEQDPIESKAKSSYFNWLYFAISTGIFTTRLVINYVQENLSWALGYGIPCLSMMLSLFLFLLGIKTYRFNTKGEKRQGQKHNNPFVRIGRVLIAAAKNRRQTPSDETSLLLPNEKTSNKFRFLDRAVISCGSHEVEEAKAVLSLIPIWMCSLVFGIVYGQSPTFFTKQGSTMDRSISSTLIVPAATLQCFISLGIIFFIPIYDRLFVPIVRSFTHKPAGITTLQRISTGIFLSIISMVTAALVEMKRLKVARDNGLVDSPDATVPMSVCWLIPQYVLFGVSDVFTMVGLQEFFYGQIPVELRSMGLALYLSIIGIGNFLSSFMVSVIEKATSQSGQASWFDNNLNQAHLDYFYWLLACLSSISFVFIVHLAKSYVYKSPK; translated from the exons ATGGCGGAGAAATTCGCCTACTTCGGGGTAGCTTCAAATCTGATGACCTACTTCACGGGGCCGCTACAAGAGTCAACGGCGGTTGCTGCGTCAAACGTTAACCTCTGGCTCGGAACAGCAGCTTTTTTGCCTCTCGTATGGGGTTCTATCGCCGACTCGTTTCTCGGACGTTTCCGTACCATCCTCGTAACCTCCTCTTTCTACATAATG GGACTTGGGCTGCTTACGTATTCAGCGACGATTCCTGATCTCTGTGGAGATCAAGAAGCACATGTTTCGTGCGTTTCTCAGGTCAAAGTAGGAGTCTTCTTTTGTGCTCTTTATCTGATTGCGTTAGGGGAAGGAGGCTTCAAGGTATGTCTAAGAACTTTCGGAGCAGATCAGTTTGACGAACAAGACCCTATAGAGTCCAAAGCCAAGAGCTCTTACTTTAACTGGTTGTATTTTGCGATATCAACCGGTATATTCACCACTCGGTTGGTCATCAATTATGTCCAAGAAAATCTAAGTTGGGCTTTAGGATATGGGATTCCATGTCTCTCCATGATgctttctctgttcttgttcTTACTTGGAATCAAAACTTACCGCTTCAACACTAAAGGAGAAAAAAGACAAGGGCAAAAACATAATAACCCTTTCGTTAGAATTGGCCGTGTTTTAATAGCTGCAGCCAAAAACCGACGACAAACTCCTTCTGATGAGACTAGCCTTCTTCTGCCTAACGAAAAAACTTCGAACAAATTCAG ATTCTTGGATAGAGCGGTAATTTCGTGCGGTTCACATGAAGTTGAGGAAGCAAAAGCTGTGTTGAGTCTCATTCCAATATGGATGTGTAGTTTAGTGTTTGGCATTGTGTATGGGCAATCTCCTACTTTCTTCACAAAGCAAGGATCTACAATGGACAGATCAATCTCATCAACACTCATAGTCCCTGCTGCTACACTCCAATGCTTCATAAGCCTAGgaattatcttcttcatcccaaTCTATGACCGTTTATTCGTCCCAATTGTACGATCATTCACTCATAAACCAGCAGGAATCACAACGCTTCAGAGAATTTCCACCGGCATTTTCCTCTCAATTATTTCAATGGTGACAGCTGCTTTGGTCGAGATGAAAAGACTCAAGGTCGCTCGAGATAACGGGCTAGTTGACTCGCCTGACGCCACGGTCCCAATGAGTGTTTGCTGGCTCATTCCACAATACGTTCTCTTTGGAGTGTCTGACGTTTTCACTATGGTTGGATTACAAGAGTTTTTCTATGGACAGATCCCGGTCGAGCTTAGGAGCATGGGACTGGCTCTATACCTAAGCATAATAGGCATAGGAAACTTCCTGAGTAGTTTCATGGTATCGGTCATCGAGAAAGCCACAAGCCAGTCCGGTCAAGCGAGCTGGTTCGATAATAACCTGAACCAAGCACATCTTGATTACTTCTATTGGCTACTTGCTTGTCTCAGCTCCATCTCCTTCGTTTTCATTGTCCATCTCGCCAAGTCGTATGTCTACAAAAGCCCAAAGTAA
- the LOC104715814 gene encoding uncharacterized protein LOC104715814, translating into MYGSSSFHLIFCVIFIVFLFGGLCEASVNIDVDIINDIGQNIQLGLHCKSKNKDLGSQSLAPHQHWGFRGSFNFWRRTLFFCHFVWENQSKWFDILSSDDIKKCKHQPCVWSIRPYGPCRITGGETCFRWNVGV; encoded by the coding sequence ATGTATGGCTCATCATCATTTCACttaatattttgtgttatattcatagtttttctttttggtggtTTATGCGAAGCTAGTGTGAATATAGATGTGGATATCATCAATGATATTGGTCAGAATATTCAATTAGGACTACACTGcaaatcaaaaaacaaagatcTCGGATCACAATCTTTAGCTCCTCATCAACACTGGGGATTTAGAGGATCTTTTAACTTTTGGAGAAGAACTTTATTCTTTTGTCACTTTGTATGGGAAAATCAGTCTAAATGGTTCGATATTCTTAGTTCTGACGATATAAAGAAATGTAAACATCAACCTTGTGTTTGGAGCATAAGACCTTATGGTCCATGTAGAATAACAGGTGGTGAAACATGTTTCCGATGGAATGTTGGTGTTTGA